One region of Halohasta litchfieldiae genomic DNA includes:
- a CDS encoding sulfatase: MDAVSGRKNVVFLVLDSLRTDRVSAYNEDVDFTEHIQAVADRSVVFENATTQAPWTLPSHASMFTGLYPWDHGTTHARSYATGDHETFISALSDAGYTTSAITPNVWITPHKGMTDGFDTVENFLAADNSLSRRIAKLSTKLYDKLGTLPKRILGRQIDRTFQLFGIDDSCKSEETVGAVEQYLAERNPEENFFCYVNLMEPHEPYHPPQEYVDKHGVTDESAVPHRQKDMFTKDDIDFGELEKMYDASVDYTDDLVGRITDALDTNDLSEDTVVVLLSDHGQALGEDGVFGHQFTVAESVIHPVLMVAHPDIEPGREPRPIELRALHDLIPYYAGIESTRPEVFQETVRGGYEFPENFTGYIPSAEWDDYYRQQRYVTRDGTKVVKSTGEDGNSRYEATDLDTGETVPVPADLKQAVDEIGEVDVGDGSESGPDADEAVEERLEALGYR; this comes from the coding sequence ATGGACGCTGTTTCGGGCCGAAAAAACGTCGTCTTCCTCGTTTTGGACTCCTTGCGTACGGACCGGGTCTCGGCGTACAACGAGGACGTCGACTTCACTGAGCACATTCAGGCGGTCGCCGACAGATCGGTCGTCTTCGAGAACGCCACCACACAAGCGCCGTGGACGCTGCCGTCCCACGCATCGATGTTCACTGGACTGTATCCGTGGGACCATGGCACGACCCACGCGCGAAGCTACGCCACCGGGGATCACGAGACGTTTATTTCGGCGCTCAGCGACGCCGGATACACCACCAGCGCGATCACCCCGAACGTCTGGATCACGCCACACAAAGGGATGACCGACGGCTTCGACACCGTCGAGAATTTTCTCGCGGCCGACAACTCGCTCAGTCGACGGATCGCCAAACTCTCGACCAAACTGTACGACAAACTCGGCACGCTCCCCAAGCGAATCCTCGGTCGACAGATCGACCGGACCTTCCAACTGTTCGGCATCGATGACTCCTGTAAATCCGAGGAGACCGTTGGGGCCGTCGAGCAGTATCTCGCCGAGCGGAACCCCGAGGAGAACTTCTTCTGCTATGTGAATCTGATGGAGCCCCACGAGCCGTATCATCCCCCGCAGGAGTACGTCGACAAACACGGAGTGACCGATGAGTCGGCTGTTCCCCATCGGCAGAAAGACATGTTCACGAAGGATGATATCGACTTCGGGGAACTCGAAAAGATGTACGACGCATCGGTCGACTACACCGACGATCTCGTGGGCCGAATTACTGATGCGCTCGATACCAACGATCTCAGCGAGGATACCGTCGTGGTGTTGCTGTCGGACCACGGCCAAGCGTTGGGCGAAGACGGCGTCTTTGGTCACCAGTTTACCGTGGCTGAGTCGGTTATTCATCCGGTGTTGATGGTCGCACATCCAGATATAGAACCTGGGCGAGAACCGCGGCCGATAGAGCTACGGGCACTCCACGACCTCATTCCCTACTACGCAGGCATCGAGTCGACGCGGCCCGAGGTGTTTCAGGAGACCGTTAGAGGTGGCTACGAGTTCCCCGAGAACTTCACCGGTTACATTCCAAGCGCGGAGTGGGACGACTACTACAGACAGCAGCGATACGTCACGCGCGACGGGACGAAAGTCGTCAAATCAACCGGTGAGGACGGCAACTCACGCTACGAGGCGACCGATCTCGACACGGGCGAGACGGTCCCGGTTCCGGCCGATCTCAAGCAGGCCGTCGACGAGATCGGCGAGGTTGATGTTGGAGACGGTAGCGAGAGCGGACCTGACGCCGACGAGGCGGTAGAAGAGCGGCTCGAAGCCTTGGGCTACCGCTGA
- a CDS encoding glycosyltransferase translates to MKIGFFTDSYFPGIDGVTYTIKAWRQRLEARGHEVYVIYPDSSYSPSQHEIPVRSLPNPFYSQYRLPIYTPLSKLPELDIVHCHGPATTGLLGRRYAKKHDVKSVYTHHTPIEDYLIGALKFESLSQLVGDLYVAYENRFLQSFDCVTASTSRIRRNVDHRQLPVGIEMDVFEPQAGTMFDGERPVIGYTGRMNEKKNIDEILRLAEACPEYRFVLGGEGPAKAKLERMAPDNVEFREFLPRDRLPNYYSSIDVFITASTCDTLGLSTLEANACGTPVVAADVPPFETTIGEQNGARFEYGNVDDMQRAVRDCLTTQRDTRAAVEQFSVEHTIDQLEAIYGVDDTDEQPSRVATPAP, encoded by the coding sequence ATGAAAATCGGGTTTTTCACCGATAGCTACTTTCCCGGTATCGATGGGGTAACGTACACGATCAAGGCGTGGCGACAGCGGCTCGAAGCCCGCGGCCACGAGGTGTACGTCATCTACCCCGACAGTAGCTACAGCCCCAGTCAACACGAAATCCCCGTTCGCTCGCTCCCCAACCCCTTCTACAGCCAGTACCGACTCCCAATCTACACCCCGCTCTCGAAGCTGCCGGAGCTCGATATCGTCCACTGTCACGGCCCGGCGACGACCGGCCTGTTGGGTCGACGCTACGCGAAGAAACACGACGTTAAATCGGTGTATACCCACCATACGCCAATCGAGGACTACCTGATCGGCGCGCTCAAGTTCGAATCGCTCTCCCAGCTGGTGGGTGATCTGTATGTCGCCTACGAGAATCGGTTCCTCCAGTCGTTCGACTGCGTGACCGCCTCGACCTCCCGCATCCGGCGGAACGTCGACCATCGCCAACTCCCGGTCGGCATCGAGATGGACGTCTTCGAGCCACAAGCGGGCACGATGTTCGACGGCGAGCGACCGGTGATCGGCTACACTGGTCGCATGAACGAGAAGAAGAATATCGACGAAATCCTTCGGCTGGCTGAAGCCTGTCCGGAGTATCGGTTCGTTCTCGGTGGCGAAGGACCGGCGAAGGCCAAACTCGAACGCATGGCTCCGGACAACGTGGAGTTTCGGGAGTTCCTGCCGCGCGATAGGCTGCCGAACTACTACTCTTCAATAGACGTCTTCATTACGGCGTCGACCTGCGACACGCTGGGGTTGTCGACGCTCGAAGCCAACGCCTGCGGCACCCCGGTTGTGGCGGCCGACGTCCCACCGTTCGAGACGACCATCGGCGAGCAGAACGGGGCTCGGTTCGAATACGGCAACGTCGACGACATGCAGCGTGCGGTTAGGGACTGCCTAACGACCCAGCGGGACACGAGAGCAGCCGTCGAACAGTTCTCGGTCGAACACACAATCGATCAACTCGAAGCAATTTATGGGGTCGACGACACCGACGAGCAACCGAGCCGCGTCGCGACCCCAGCGCCGTAA
- a CDS encoding type II toxin-antitoxin system CcdA family antitoxin — MRTTINLDDNIHEQAKEEGINISQVCNKALRHKLDKSQCYIWNTNKQHFPEGEDGTEALYQGVAAAYGDYDQWGSQLEEPSIGDQLIAYVNRKGYCATGRVVGPFNGQEIQNEDEKIDPRVPEWHLPVRWEAVLDLEDAVSRQHGNGILDYKEKYSPSETVRRIKDTERAQLLVDLIRGRA; from the coding sequence ATGAGAACAACAATCAACCTTGACGACAATATACACGAGCAAGCAAAAGAAGAGGGAATAAACATATCTCAAGTCTGTAATAAGGCGCTGAGACACAAATTAGATAAATCTCAGTGTTATATTTGGAACACAAATAAGCAGCATTTCCCGGAAGGAGAGGACGGAACAGAAGCACTTTACCAAGGTGTTGCTGCAGCGTATGGGGATTATGACCAATGGGGAAGTCAGTTAGAGGAGCCGTCGATTGGTGACCAACTCATCGCATACGTCAACCGAAAAGGGTACTGCGCAACCGGTCGTGTAGTCGGCCCATTCAATGGTCAAGAAATCCAAAACGAAGATGAAAAAATTGACCCAAGGGTCCCTGAGTGGCACCTCCCAGTCCGATGGGAAGCGGTTCTTGACTTGGAAGATGCTGTGTCAAGACAGCATGGAAATGGTATTCTGGATTACAAAGAGAAGTATTCGCCCAGTGAGACCGTTCGCAGAATCAAAGATACCGAACGAGCCCAACTATTAGTTGACCTCATTCGGGGACGCGCATAG
- a CDS encoding DUF6884 domain-containing protein, translating to MMTEIGLVSCVKTKRDESASPRYLYTSPYFEKMGAYAEQNHDEWSIHSAKRLTQS from the coding sequence ATGATGACTGAAATTGGCCTCGTCAGTTGCGTGAAGACCAAGCGAGATGAGTCAGCTTCTCCGAGGTATCTCTACACCTCTCCGTATTTTGAAAAGATGGGTGCCTATGCTGAACAGAATCACGATGAGTGGAGTATACACTCAGCCAAACGCCTTACACAATCGTGA
- a CDS encoding HNH endonuclease has translation MKEPPEGIEISHNYTQEEIESAFNTGFGYRISGINPRRDEQDRRYILLFANENGPYSDSVTQGRFEYIGEGLSGDQNKKSPGNSTLIDAISTDIPIYFFYKRARDDGWEYQGLVDVIDYEFREQDERNILAYIMEYREDFSSNGLYLIPVSQEWRMRFRNSVENPHNLSGYEEVPPQLVGYEELRIWGTTETDSAKKQAAIEKMEAGDYILFYHGGDFILGARVQRTFDNSDVGALIWSQPESRHIYILDEVTTDVPSVEQVWDWLGYEGREVVQGFTRVANERLARLRQEHGSLQAAIFNVEREPTEDEIEEEKSALEKVVDSPPQLTEDEELYTVSRRRARDSAFARLVREAYDSQCVFCGSQRETPKGNPETEAAHIYPKKEGGSDDVRNGISLCKLHHWAFDTGWLSISDEYKILVKEEPERNGYDEFKELGENKMRLPNEDAVKPHPMFLAEHRQLNGFHDD, from the coding sequence ATGAAGGAACCACCTGAAGGCATAGAAATCAGCCACAATTACACTCAGGAGGAAATTGAATCTGCGTTCAACACTGGTTTCGGCTATCGAATCTCCGGAATCAATCCAAGACGCGACGAACAGGATAGGCGCTATATCCTCCTCTTTGCAAACGAAAATGGGCCGTACAGCGATTCGGTAACGCAAGGGCGATTCGAGTACATCGGGGAAGGGTTGAGTGGTGACCAAAATAAGAAGTCTCCTGGCAACTCCACCCTCATCGACGCCATCAGTACCGACATTCCTATTTACTTCTTTTATAAGAGAGCGAGAGATGACGGATGGGAATATCAAGGCCTCGTCGATGTGATTGACTACGAGTTTAGAGAGCAGGATGAGAGAAACATTTTAGCTTATATAATGGAGTATAGAGAGGACTTTTCTTCAAATGGCCTCTACCTGATTCCTGTCAGCCAAGAGTGGCGAATGCGATTTAGAAATTCCGTCGAAAATCCTCACAACCTAAGCGGATATGAGGAAGTACCTCCACAGTTGGTAGGCTATGAAGAACTACGGATTTGGGGGACGACTGAGACAGACTCCGCAAAGAAGCAGGCCGCTATCGAGAAGATGGAGGCTGGTGACTACATTCTCTTCTACCACGGCGGAGATTTCATATTGGGTGCTCGCGTGCAACGCACCTTCGACAACTCCGACGTAGGCGCTCTCATTTGGAGTCAGCCAGAGAGTCGCCATATCTACATCCTCGATGAAGTCACCACTGACGTTCCTTCCGTCGAACAAGTGTGGGACTGGTTAGGCTACGAGGGGAGGGAAGTCGTCCAAGGATTCACCCGAGTCGCCAATGAGAGGTTAGCCCGCTTGAGGCAGGAGCATGGTTCACTCCAAGCTGCTATCTTCAATGTCGAACGAGAACCGACTGAGGACGAGATAGAGGAAGAGAAGTCGGCTTTGGAGAAGGTAGTTGATTCCCCGCCACAACTCACAGAGGACGAGGAATTATATACGGTGAGTCGGCGGAGGGCGAGAGATTCTGCCTTCGCACGATTGGTGAGAGAGGCCTACGATTCCCAGTGCGTCTTCTGTGGAAGTCAGAGAGAAACCCCTAAAGGAAATCCCGAGACAGAGGCCGCTCATATCTACCCAAAAAAGGAAGGCGGAAGCGATGATGTTAGAAACGGAATATCACTTTGCAAACTTCATCATTGGGCCTTCGACACAGGATGGCTTTCAATCTCGGATGAGTACAAGATATTAGTGAAAGAGGAACCAGAACGAAACGGCTATGATGAATTTAAAGAACTGGGAGAGAATAAGATGCGACTTCCTAACGAAGATGCTGTGAAACCTCATCCAATGTTCCTTGCAGAACATCGCCAACTCAACGGATTCCATGATGACTGA
- a CDS encoding recombinase family protein — protein MTNESMLTYIRGQAPLDGEEYNRLRDDIKKENIHSVITTSVSRVARSIRDFSDFVHVYEENETALYFIRESIKYDPRTNYPYQRAMLQMLGVFAELEAKITQQRTKESIRQMRANGYKW, from the coding sequence ATGACCAACGAGAGTATGCTGACATATATACGGGGACAAGCACCGTTGGACGGGGAAGAGTATAACAGATTACGAGATGATATTAAAAAAGAAAATATACACTCAGTAATCACGACCTCTGTATCTCGTGTCGCTCGTTCGATTCGAGACTTTAGCGATTTCGTCCATGTATACGAAGAGAATGAAACTGCATTGTACTTCATCAGAGAATCTATTAAGTACGACCCACGAACCAACTACCCTTATCAAAGAGCTATGTTGCAGATGCTCGGAGTATTTGCTGAGCTCGAAGCCAAAATAACTCAGCAACGAACCAAGGAGTCTATCAGGCAGATGAGGGCCAATGGGTACAAATGGTGA